A window from Micromonospora profundi encodes these proteins:
- a CDS encoding sigma-70 family RNA polymerase sigma factor, which produces MLAEHGTPLTRFVYGLTRGHRQTTEDVVQETMVRAWRNLDTFPPDENGSRRWLFTVARRLLIDEVRKRQARPAEVASLENDLAGTGDGTASAALANHALREAVANLSEAHRDVLREVFFENRTIPDVAVRLGVPVGTVRSRIHYALRSLREAVLA; this is translated from the coding sequence ATGCTGGCCGAGCACGGCACGCCATTGACCCGGTTCGTCTACGGCTTGACGCGGGGGCATCGTCAGACGACCGAAGACGTCGTGCAGGAGACGATGGTTCGCGCGTGGCGAAACCTCGACACGTTCCCGCCCGACGAAAACGGCAGCCGACGGTGGCTCTTCACGGTGGCTCGCCGTCTGCTCATCGATGAGGTACGCAAGCGCCAGGCTCGGCCCGCAGAGGTCGCATCACTGGAGAACGACCTCGCCGGCACGGGCGACGGGACGGCCTCGGCGGCGCTGGCGAACCACGCCCTTCGCGAAGCAGTCGCGAACCTGAGCGAGGCGCATCGCGACGTGTTGCGCGAGGTGTTCTTCGAGAATCGCACGATTCCCGATGTCGCGGTCCGACTGGGCGTGCCGGTCGGCACCGTACGGTCGCGAATTCACTACGCTCTCCGGTCCCTGCGGGAAGCCGTATTGGCCTGA
- a CDS encoding cytochrome P450 — MVAGHETTVNLLGTIMVSLLRRPDQADLLRARPELMPGAVEEFLRFDPSVEQTTMRYAAEDLDLGGTRIRRGDVVVVMLGSASRDVVQRDGGDPDVLDVAREGARHLAFGYGIHHCLGAPLARLEARIAIASLLRRFPELRPAVPLDEVPWIPAGIMRGPRSLPVRLR; from the coding sequence GTGGTCGCGGGCCACGAGACCACGGTCAACCTGCTCGGCACCATCATGGTCAGCCTCCTCCGCCGGCCGGACCAGGCCGACCTGCTGCGCGCCCGGCCGGAGCTCATGCCCGGGGCGGTGGAGGAGTTCCTGCGGTTCGACCCCTCGGTGGAGCAGACCACCATGCGTTACGCCGCGGAGGACCTCGATCTCGGCGGCACCCGGATCCGCCGGGGCGACGTCGTGGTGGTCATGCTCGGCTCGGCGAGCCGCGACGTCGTCCAGCGGGACGGTGGCGACCCGGATGTCCTGGACGTGGCCCGGGAGGGCGCCCGGCACCTGGCGTTCGGCTACGGCATCCATCACTGCCTGGGTGCGCCGCTCGCCCGGCTCGAGGCCCGCATCGCGATCGCCTCCCTGCTTCGGCGGTTCCCCGAGCTGCGCCCGGCCGTACCGCTCGACGAGGTGCCGTGGATCCCGGCGGGGATCATGCGCGGCCCGCGCAGCCTCCCGGTCCGGCTCCGCTGA
- a CDS encoding CapA family protein: MSISLFAVGDVFIDRPDPEQAYRDGARYLRRGDILFGNCEGVFSDDWDRAPSSGPPVVAPAANADPLARAGFDVLSLANNHIGDGGHRGLRDTIRALNGLGIATVGAGGDIAEARSPAIVERDGIRVGFLAYASVFPYGYEARGSVPGLAPIRSYTHYNPPTDNLWDPGAAPSITTEEVPEDAEALIDDITATRERADVVVVSVHWGDMYKPFVLRDHERRIARLVIDAGADVVLGHHHHMWRGMEFYRGKPIWYGLGHHLFDLPDIEKRIAADGDAIPPIGPADDAGLDRYSGSYRLGHRAGYPLLPFHPDGRLTGVAIVRAGRDGVGAVGFAPAVINQANEPIAVAPDSDEGRRVLDYLKECCTSQGLRVRFGTPEADSGLPPGCVQLLPPDGTTRSTGKEVDVFA; the protein is encoded by the coding sequence ATGAGCATCTCCCTCTTCGCGGTCGGTGACGTATTCATCGACCGTCCCGATCCTGAACAGGCGTACCGCGACGGTGCCCGATATCTGCGACGGGGCGACATCCTGTTCGGCAATTGCGAAGGGGTGTTCAGCGACGACTGGGATCGCGCGCCCAGCTCGGGACCGCCGGTGGTAGCACCTGCCGCCAACGCGGACCCGCTGGCGCGGGCCGGATTCGATGTGCTGTCCCTGGCCAACAACCACATCGGCGACGGCGGCCACAGGGGTCTGCGGGACACCATCCGAGCGCTCAACGGCCTGGGCATAGCAACTGTGGGGGCCGGCGGTGACATCGCCGAGGCGCGCAGCCCGGCCATCGTCGAACGGGACGGGATCCGGGTCGGCTTCCTCGCCTACGCCAGCGTGTTCCCCTACGGCTACGAGGCGCGGGGATCGGTGCCGGGGCTGGCTCCGATCCGCTCCTACACCCACTACAACCCGCCGACCGACAATCTCTGGGACCCGGGCGCCGCGCCGAGCATCACCACCGAGGAGGTCCCCGAGGACGCCGAGGCCCTGATCGACGACATCACGGCCACCCGCGAACGGGCCGACGTGGTCGTGGTGAGCGTGCACTGGGGCGACATGTACAAGCCGTTCGTGCTGCGGGACCACGAGCGGCGGATCGCGCGGCTCGTGATCGACGCCGGCGCCGATGTCGTGCTCGGGCACCACCACCACATGTGGCGCGGCATGGAGTTCTATCGAGGCAAGCCGATCTGGTACGGCCTCGGGCACCACCTGTTCGACCTGCCCGACATCGAGAAGCGGATAGCCGCAGACGGTGACGCCATTCCCCCGATCGGGCCGGCCGACGACGCCGGGTTGGACCGGTATTCGGGCAGCTACCGGCTCGGTCATCGCGCCGGCTATCCGCTGCTGCCGTTCCATCCCGACGGCCGGCTCACCGGCGTAGCCATAGTCCGTGCCGGTCGAGATGGCGTGGGCGCCGTGGGCTTCGCGCCGGCCGTCATCAACCAGGCCAACGAACCCATCGCCGTGGCACCCGACAGCGACGAAGGACGCCGAGTCCTCGACTACCTGAAGGAATGCTGCACGAGCCAGGGCCTACGGGTCAGATTCGGCACACCCGAGGCGGACTCTGGGCTGCCACCGGGCTGCGTCCAGCTCCTGCCCCCGGACGGGACAACCCGGTCGACGGGTAAAGAAGTCGACGTCTTCGCTTGA
- a CDS encoding alpha/beta fold hydrolase, whose product MPSWRDTLMTPVRFMTVKTLRTTFGMLERLAPTIGAALAERLWSTVPQGPVRPADPPGHRFEILVNGHSVSAQSWGDGPAVYLMHGWGGWSGQLDVFVPPLVGAGFKVVALDAPSHGASGPGVLGRRRALQSEFGDALTAAVRALGPAYAIVGHSAGSAATAVAVLDGLPTERLVLVAPVADPRTYTRQFAHLMGFRDRVHDGLVRRLEERSGRQMSHFDLVARATGRTDLPPLLVVHDRKDKEVRYSDGEAISGAWPRAELRTTSGLGHRRILRDPATVTAVVDYLSKAPVTNTAVAESVS is encoded by the coding sequence ATGCCCAGCTGGCGCGACACCCTGATGACGCCCGTCCGATTCATGACGGTGAAGACACTGCGTACGACATTCGGCATGCTCGAACGTCTCGCCCCGACAATCGGCGCGGCGCTGGCCGAGCGCCTGTGGAGCACCGTCCCTCAGGGGCCGGTCCGGCCGGCCGATCCGCCTGGTCACCGTTTCGAGATCCTGGTGAACGGCCACTCGGTGTCCGCCCAGAGCTGGGGCGACGGACCGGCGGTGTACTTGATGCACGGTTGGGGCGGCTGGAGCGGTCAGCTGGACGTATTCGTACCCCCGCTCGTCGGTGCCGGCTTCAAGGTGGTCGCCCTCGATGCGCCGAGTCATGGCGCGTCGGGGCCCGGAGTCCTCGGGCGCCGACGGGCGCTGCAGTCCGAGTTCGGCGACGCGCTCACCGCAGCCGTCCGGGCGCTGGGACCCGCGTACGCGATCGTCGGGCATTCGGCCGGTTCAGCCGCGACGGCCGTGGCGGTGCTCGACGGCCTGCCCACCGAGCGTCTGGTACTCGTCGCCCCGGTGGCGGATCCACGGACCTACACCCGACAATTCGCACACCTGATGGGCTTCCGCGACCGCGTTCACGATGGCCTGGTACGGCGGCTCGAGGAGCGGTCGGGTCGCCAAATGTCGCACTTCGACCTTGTTGCCCGGGCGACGGGCCGGACCGACCTGCCGCCCCTGCTTGTCGTGCACGACAGGAAGGACAAGGAGGTCCGGTACAGCGATGGAGAGGCGATCAGCGGCGCGTGGCCCCGTGCGGAGCTAAGGACCACCTCGGGGCTGGGCCACCGGCGCATCCTCCGCGATCCCGCCACGGTGACGGCTGTCGTGGACTACCTGTCCAAGGCGCCGGTCACCAACACCGCTGTTGCCGAGAGTGTCTCGTAA
- a CDS encoding helix-turn-helix transcriptional regulator produces the protein MAETRVLVQAADALVGAGLSSHLATHPDIVVVTAGDCDVIVVQAERFTAEVVTTLRLMAATADRPVVLVIPDIDESQLITAVECQVVAILPRASVDRDRLVRSVLAVAAGGGIMPPQLIGRLLAHFRQMQQEVLLPNGLTLSGLTSREIEVLRLMADGLDTAEIAEEMRYSVRTVKSVIYGVMDRHKLRNRSHAVAYAVRAGLI, from the coding sequence GTGGCCGAGACGCGCGTTCTGGTGCAGGCGGCCGATGCGCTGGTGGGAGCGGGACTGTCCAGCCATCTTGCCACGCATCCTGACATCGTGGTGGTGACCGCGGGGGACTGCGACGTGATCGTCGTGCAGGCCGAGCGCTTCACCGCCGAAGTGGTCACGACGCTCCGCCTGATGGCCGCGACCGCCGACCGGCCGGTGGTGTTGGTGATCCCGGACATCGACGAGTCGCAGTTGATCACCGCGGTGGAGTGCCAGGTGGTAGCCATCCTGCCCCGAGCATCGGTGGACCGCGACCGGCTCGTGCGCAGCGTCCTGGCGGTCGCAGCCGGCGGTGGGATCATGCCACCGCAACTCATCGGCAGACTGCTCGCACACTTCCGGCAGATGCAGCAGGAGGTGCTGCTGCCCAACGGCCTGACCCTGTCCGGGCTGACCTCGCGCGAGATCGAGGTGCTGCGCCTGATGGCCGACGGGCTGGACACCGCGGAGATCGCCGAAGAGATGCGGTACTCCGTCCGTACGGTGAAGTCGGTCATCTACGGCGTCATGGACCGGCACAAGCTTCGCAACCGGTCGCATGCGGTCGCGTACGCGGTGCGCGCCGGGCTGATCTGA
- a CDS encoding cytochrome P450: protein MSGDVTSTPVLTFTPEFKAHSPRRLAELRALGPVHRAQFASGLQAWMVLSEQEARRALTHSALRKDASPAEEALAAVGFTTNRPGVGLGGNMLESDPPAHTRLRRLVAGAFSPARTRQLAPRIQQIADELLDAMGDEVDLVEAYNAPLPIAVISELLGVPEHDRHHFREWTAAALSPPSDAQRAGALSLNRYMSD, encoded by the coding sequence ATGTCGGGTGACGTGACATCCACGCCGGTGCTGACCTTCACGCCCGAGTTCAAGGCCCACTCGCCCCGCCGGCTGGCCGAGCTGCGGGCGCTCGGCCCGGTGCACCGCGCCCAGTTCGCGAGCGGGTTACAGGCCTGGATGGTGCTCAGTGAGCAGGAGGCCCGGCGGGCGCTGACGCATTCGGCGCTGCGCAAGGACGCGTCCCCGGCCGAGGAAGCGCTCGCCGCCGTCGGCTTCACCACCAACCGGCCCGGAGTCGGGCTGGGCGGCAACATGCTGGAGTCGGACCCGCCCGCGCACACGCGGCTGCGGCGGCTGGTGGCTGGCGCGTTCAGCCCCGCGCGTACCCGGCAGCTCGCCCCGCGCATCCAGCAGATCGCCGACGAGCTGCTCGACGCGATGGGGGACGAGGTGGACCTGGTCGAGGCGTACAACGCGCCGCTACCGATCGCCGTGATCAGTGAGTTGCTGGGCGTGCCGGAACACGACCGTCACCACTTCCGGGAGTGGACCGCCGCGGCGCTGAGCCCGCCTTCCGACGCGCAGCGGGCCGGCGCGCTCAGCCTCAACCGATACATGAGCGACTAG
- a CDS encoding YbaB/EbfC family nucleoid-associated protein produces MACRRSADPHEGEHHATQLDQNAAELEERLAGATATGRSADGLVTIVVGGLGDVRAVRVDPRALHLSEVTALEAAFSEALRAAFESGRQLVLDTIMAAAVEKASAT; encoded by the coding sequence GTGGCCTGTCGGCGGTCGGCTGACCCCCACGAAGGAGAACATCATGCAACCCAACTCGACCAGAACGCGGCAGAACTCGAGGAGCGGCTGGCCGGTGCGACGGCCACCGGCCGGTCCGCGGACGGCCTGGTCACCATCGTGGTCGGCGGACTCGGCGACGTGCGTGCCGTGCGCGTCGACCCCCGGGCGCTGCATCTCAGCGAGGTGACAGCCTTGGAGGCGGCCTTCTCGGAGGCGCTCCGCGCGGCCTTCGAGTCCGGCCGCCAGCTTGTCTTGGACACCATCATGGCGGCGGCGGTGGAGAAGGCGTCGGCCACCTGA
- a CDS encoding SDR family NAD(P)-dependent oxidoreductase, with the protein MTRLARYRFDGRTAVLTGAASGIGEQLAYLLATRGSDLVLVDIDESRLAAVTRRIRADHPERNVEAIVADLSDHAEVDRVAVTVLAQYPSVGLLINNAGIALSGRFDQVTVEEFDRVMNVNFRAPMLLTHQLLPALTATPGSHLVNVSSLFGLIAPAGQSAYSASKFALRGLSQVLHSELTDNGVGVTTVHPGGIRTRIARNARIGSGVPTAEIEAHGRRAAALLTYPPEKAAWQILDAVARRKARLLIAGGAKMPDALARLMPVGHISLMRAVTSTFSRTSKSDTLTG; encoded by the coding sequence ATGACCAGGCTTGCCCGGTACCGATTCGACGGCCGCACCGCCGTGCTCACCGGCGCCGCGAGTGGCATCGGTGAGCAACTCGCCTATCTTCTGGCCACCCGCGGCAGCGACCTCGTGCTGGTGGACATCGACGAGAGCCGGCTGGCGGCCGTCACCCGGCGGATCCGCGCGGACCACCCCGAGCGCAACGTCGAAGCGATCGTCGCCGACCTCTCCGACCACGCCGAGGTCGACCGCGTCGCCGTCACGGTCCTCGCCCAGTACCCGTCCGTAGGGCTGTTGATCAACAACGCCGGCATCGCCCTCAGCGGCCGGTTCGACCAGGTGACAGTCGAGGAATTCGACAGGGTGATGAACGTCAACTTCCGGGCGCCGATGCTGCTCACCCACCAACTCCTGCCCGCGCTCACCGCCACACCCGGCAGTCACCTGGTCAACGTCTCCAGCCTGTTCGGACTGATCGCCCCGGCCGGGCAGAGCGCGTACAGCGCCAGCAAGTTCGCCCTTCGCGGGCTCAGCCAGGTGCTGCACAGCGAACTCACGGACAACGGCGTCGGCGTCACCACCGTGCACCCGGGCGGCATCCGGACCCGCATCGCCCGCAACGCGCGCATCGGCAGCGGCGTACCGACGGCAGAGATCGAGGCACACGGCCGGCGCGCAGCCGCGCTGCTCACCTATCCCCCGGAAAAGGCCGCGTGGCAAATCCTCGACGCCGTCGCCAGACGCAAGGCCCGCCTGCTCATCGCCGGCGGCGCGAAAATGCCCGATGCCCTCGCCCGTCTGATGCCGGTCGGTCACATCTCGCTGATGCGGGCGGTCACCTCCACCTTCAGCCGGACCAGCAAGTCGGACACCCTCACTGGATGA